The following are encoded in a window of Rosa chinensis cultivar Old Blush chromosome 4, RchiOBHm-V2, whole genome shotgun sequence genomic DNA:
- the LOC112197949 gene encoding urea-proton symporter DUR3, with protein sequence MASSGSRCPPFDFSGKYYDVVSGDGCRRQSSFFEGKSVLSQSVGYSVILGFGAFFAIFTSFLVWLEKRYVGSKYTSEWFNTAGRNVKTGLIASVIVSQWTWAATILQSSNVAWQYGVSGPFWYASGATIQVLLFGIMAIEIKRKAPHAHTVCEIVKARWGTAAHIVFLSFCFLTNIIVTAMLLLGGSAVVNALTGVNIYAACFLIPLGVVVYTLAGGLKAIFLASYIHSVIVHVVLVIFVYLVYMASNELGSPRVMYDRLVEVASKSRICQEPVSHHGQSCGPVGGNYKGSYLTMLSSRGLMFGIINIVGNFGTVFVDNGYWVSAIAARASSTHKGYLLGGLVWFAVPFSLATSLGLGALALDLPITASEASRGLVPPATAIALMGKGGSVLLLTMLFMAVTSAGSSELIAVSSLCTYDIYRTYINPDATGKTILKVSMAVIFGFGCFMGLLAAILNKAGVSLDWIYLAMGVLIGSAVLPIAFMLLWRKANAIGAILGATIGCLLGIITWLSVAKIEYGRVNLDTTGRNAPMLTGNLVSILTGGAIHAICSFVSPQNYDWGTTKQITLVEEEKSELPAEEYKEEKLLRAKAWIVKWGVGFTFVIVLLWPLLSLPAGDFSIGYFTFWAVIAIAWGTIGSIVIIALPVFESWETIQSVLRCMFTNDRLMENVEEMNLRMGAIMLAIPEAERIYLLEKEKAKKKEPIEQLQPYIRLGQ encoded by the exons ATGGCAAGCTCCGGGTCACGGTGTCCGCCgttcgacttttccggcaagtACTACGACGTTGTGTCTGGAGATGGCTGTAGGAGGCAAAGCAGCTTCTTTGAAGGGAAATCAGTGCTCAGTCAGAGCGTTGGATATTCTGTTATTCTTGGCTTTGGAGCCTTCTTTGCTATCTTCACATCTTTCCtg GTATGGCTGGAGAAGCGGTATGTTGGTTCGAAGTACACATCCGAATGGTTCAACACAGCCGGAAGAAATGTTAAAACGGGGCTTATAGCAAGTGTGATTGTATCTCAG TGGACATGGGCAGCTACAATTTTGCAAAGTTCAAATGTTGCTTGGCAGTATGGAGTAAGTGGACCTTTCTGGTATGCTAGTGGAGCGACTATTCAG GTACTCTTGTTTGGTATAATGGCTATAGAGATCAAGAGAAAGGCTCCTCATGCTCACACTGTATGCGAAATTGTAAAAGCTCG CTGGGGCACAGCCGCACACATAGTCTTCCTCAGTTTCTGCTTTTTGACAAATATTATTGTAACGGCAATGCTGCTGCTCGGTGGTTCTGCTGTTGTAAATGCACTTACCGGAGTAAATATCTATGCTGCTTGCTTCCTGATACCTCTTGGAGTAGTTGTCTACACTTTAGCTGGAGGTCTAAAAGCCATATTCTTGGCAAGCTATATACATTCTGTTATAG TTCACGTGGTTCTAGTCATATTTGTTTACCTTGTATATATGGCAAGCAATGAGCTCGGTAGCCCCAGAGTTATGTACGACCGTCTGGTAGAGgtagcaagtaaatcaagaatcTGTCAGGAGCCAGTTTCTCATCATGGGCAGTCTTGTGGTCCTGTTGGTGGGAATTACAAAGGGTCGTACCTAACAATGCTGAGTTCCAGAGGGCTAATGTTCGGGATTATCAACATTGTTGGAAACTTTGGCACTGTTTTTGTTGACAAT GGATATTGGGTAAGCGCCATAGCTGCACGGGCATCATCAACTCACAAGGGTTACTTGTTAGGTGGGCTTGTCTGGTTTGCAGTCCCATTCTCTCTGGCAACATCACTAGGTCTGGGAGCACTGGCCCTTGACTTACCAATAACAGCAAGTGAAGCAAGTCGCGGTCTTGTTCCTCCTGCAACAGCTATAGCTTTGATGGGAAAAGGAGGATCAGTTCTTCTTCTTACTATGCTCTTCAT GGCAGTGACATCTGCTGGTTCTTCAGAGCTTATAGCAGTATCCTCATTATGTACATATGATATCTACCGCACATACATAAATCCAGATGCAACTGGAAAGACAATCCTCAAGGTCTCTATGGCTGTCATCTTTGGTTTCGGATGCTTTATGGGGTTGTTAGCAGCGATACTAAACAAGGCAGGAGTTTCATTGGATTGGATATATCTGGCAATGGGAGTGCTCATTGGCTCTGCAGTGCTTCCCATTGCTTTTATGCTTCTATGGAGAAAGGCAAATGCAATTGGAGCAATTCTAGGAGCAACCATTGGTTGTCTTCTTGGGATCATCACTTGGCTATCGGTTGCGAAAATTGAATATGGCCGAGTGAATCTTGACACAACAGGTAGGAATGCACCAATGCTTACTGGAAACCTTGTCTCTATACTTACTGGTGGTGCTATACATGCTATCTGTAGCTTTGTGTCACCACAAAACTACGATTGGGGCACAACCAAGCAGATCACATTGGTTGAGGAGGAAAAGAGTGAGCTGCCAGCCGAAGAGTACAAGGAGGAGAAATTATTGAGAGCAAAAGCATGGATAGTGAAATGGGGTGTTGGATTTACTTTTGTGATTGTTTTGTTGTGGCCTCTTCTAAGTCTTCCAGCAG GGGATTTTAGCATAGGGTACTTCACATTCTGGGCAGTGATTGCAATAGCATGGGGTACAATTGGTTCCATTGTCATCATTGCTTTACCGGTATTCGAGAGCTGGGAAACGATCCAGAGTGTCCTTCGGTGCATGTTTACAAATGACAGGCTCATGGAAAACGTTGAAGAAATGAACTTGAGGATGGGCGCAATCATGTTGGCTATACCAGAAGCAGAGAGAATTTACTTgcttgagaaggagaaggctAAGAAGAAAGAACCAATAGAGCAACTGCAACCATATATAAGACTCGGTCAGTGA